Proteins co-encoded in one Cytobacillus sp. NJ13 genomic window:
- a CDS encoding Ger(x)C family spore germination protein produces the protein MRQYGVLFAVFLTAILLSGCWDQRELGEITVVTGMAVDKGEDDKYILTVEGINATELNNRTASGFAPSIVYSTEGNSLAELTYKVNEGISRHLIYSHMRTLIIGEELAKEGIIDFIDFLERNREIRDDFNILIARGAKGSDVLKVTYQFQKSTSLKLHTQLDTMMKDWGGDPGVRMNDVITAWTAPGRQPVMAAVRIKGDPEAGVSAENMMKVTPDALVVLDSLAIFKGDKLEGFLTLEDSRNYLWIQNKINKTSITVTCSESRYMGLRVYDTRTKIKGKLKGGKAKINIKIRAEAYIDGTHCNDQFDKAKTYKESGETAQKQINEMVRKTIEKVQQEYGTDIFGFGEVVLRQDYQNFKKVQKNWDEKFADADINVDTTLIIRRTGIRTKSFLKEVK, from the coding sequence TTGAGACAATATGGTGTGTTGTTCGCCGTTTTTTTGACGGCTATACTGCTCTCTGGATGCTGGGATCAGAGAGAGCTGGGTGAAATAACCGTTGTGACAGGAATGGCTGTGGATAAGGGTGAGGATGATAAGTATATCCTGACTGTAGAAGGCATTAATGCAACAGAATTGAATAACCGCACTGCAAGCGGCTTTGCGCCATCTATTGTTTATTCTACTGAAGGAAACTCTCTGGCAGAACTGACTTATAAAGTGAATGAAGGGATTTCCAGGCATTTGATCTATTCCCACATGCGCACTTTGATTATTGGGGAGGAACTTGCTAAAGAAGGCATTATCGACTTTATTGATTTTTTGGAAAGAAACCGGGAAATCCGGGATGATTTTAATATTTTGATTGCAAGAGGGGCCAAGGGCTCTGATGTATTAAAAGTGACGTATCAATTCCAGAAATCTACTTCTTTAAAATTGCACACTCAGCTGGACACCATGATGAAGGACTGGGGTGGAGATCCAGGAGTGAGGATGAATGATGTCATTACAGCCTGGACCGCCCCGGGACGTCAGCCTGTAATGGCCGCCGTCAGGATTAAGGGTGACCCTGAAGCTGGCGTGAGTGCGGAAAATATGATGAAGGTCACCCCTGATGCGCTTGTCGTTCTGGACTCACTGGCTATCTTCAAAGGTGATAAGCTGGAAGGATTTCTGACACTGGAGGATTCAAGAAATTACTTATGGATACAGAATAAAATCAATAAAACATCCATTACCGTAACATGCAGTGAAAGCCGGTATATGGGGCTTAGAGTATATGATACAAGGACAAAGATTAAAGGGAAACTCAAAGGTGGAAAAGCAAAAATTAATATAAAAATCAGAGCTGAGGCATATATTGACGGGACTCATTGCAACGATCAGTTTGATAAAGCAAAGACATATAAAGAAAGTGGAGAAACTGCCCAAAAACAGATTAATGAAATGGTCAGAAAAACGATTGAGAAGGTTCAGCAGGAATATGGCACCGATATTTTTGGTTTTGGTGAAGTTGTGCTGAGACAGGATTATCAAAATTTCAAAAAAGTCCAGAAAAATTGGGATGAAAAATTTGCTGATGCTGATATAAATGTAGACACAACTTTAATCATTCGTCGAACAGGCATTAGGACTAAAAGCTTTCTGAAGGAAGTAAAGTAG
- a CDS encoding spore germination protein, with protein MSIIKSLLKMRKKEYPVQPEEAADAGPDLKSMSLEQLKIRINAEFGSTVDLSMDELKTEGKDALLIYLVTMIDTKLLKETILQSLSGKEDGSELTTEDDLKSLCKEKFGGAGYQLAESFDDIITALLNGNIIIIFKDMEKALSLSMTSGEDRSITEPSTQTVIRGPKDGFVESISTNVRLLRRRIKNRNLRFEKFIIGSETHTSVFIGYMEGIANKKIVGEVRKRLGQIKVNAILESGNIEELIADKSATPFPLALNTERPDAVASNLLEGKIAILVDGTPFVLVVPAVLVDFFSIAEDYYQNFMMGSFLRMIRYLSFMIALITPSLYVGILTFHHELLPTHLLLGIIAQREGVPFPAVIEVLLMEVTFEILREAGVRMPRAVGQTVSIVGALVIGQAAAEAGIISNIMVIIVAITAIANFVSPTYSFAAAARLLRFLLIIVSAFLGLYGVLIVLVFIVAHLSSLRSFGVPYLSPVAPFIIEQQKDVFFRFPIWSMRKRPAYLKTQNPEKFPKTGSPSPPPMEGEQSN; from the coding sequence TTGAGTATTATTAAATCACTATTAAAAATGCGCAAAAAAGAATATCCTGTTCAGCCTGAGGAAGCTGCAGACGCTGGCCCAGATCTTAAAAGCATGAGTTTGGAACAGCTGAAAATAAGAATAAATGCAGAGTTCGGAAGCACGGTTGATTTAAGCATGGATGAGCTGAAAACAGAAGGGAAAGATGCATTGCTCATCTATCTTGTAACTATGATTGATACAAAATTATTAAAGGAAACGATTCTTCAATCACTCAGCGGGAAGGAGGATGGAAGTGAGTTAACAACAGAGGACGATCTGAAATCATTATGCAAGGAGAAATTCGGAGGGGCAGGCTACCAGCTGGCTGAGTCGTTCGATGATATCATTACTGCTCTGCTTAATGGAAACATCATTATTATTTTTAAAGATATGGAAAAAGCGCTTTCCCTTTCCATGACTTCAGGTGAAGACCGGTCCATAACAGAGCCAAGCACCCAGACCGTGATAAGGGGTCCAAAGGATGGGTTTGTAGAATCGATTTCAACAAATGTAAGACTGCTGAGGAGAAGAATCAAAAACAGAAATCTTCGTTTTGAAAAATTCATCATTGGTTCTGAGACTCATACTTCCGTGTTTATCGGATATATGGAAGGCATAGCAAATAAAAAGATTGTCGGGGAAGTCCGCAAAAGGCTTGGACAGATAAAGGTGAATGCTATCTTGGAATCAGGAAATATTGAAGAGCTGATTGCAGACAAATCCGCTACACCCTTTCCGCTGGCGCTGAATACGGAGAGGCCTGATGCGGTGGCATCTAATTTGCTTGAAGGGAAAATCGCCATCCTTGTTGACGGGACTCCTTTTGTGCTGGTGGTTCCGGCTGTTCTGGTAGATTTCTTTTCCATTGCAGAAGATTATTATCAAAACTTCATGATGGGAAGCTTTTTAAGAATGATCCGCTATTTATCGTTTATGATTGCCTTGATTACGCCATCTTTATATGTCGGTATTTTAACCTTTCATCATGAGCTTCTTCCGACACACCTGCTTCTCGGGATTATTGCACAGCGGGAAGGAGTGCCGTTTCCCGCAGTCATTGAAGTGTTATTGATGGAAGTTACCTTTGAGATCCTGCGTGAGGCCGGTGTTCGAATGCCAAGGGCTGTCGGACAGACTGTTTCAATCGTAGGCGCTCTCGTCATCGGACAGGCTGCAGCTGAAGCAGGGATTATATCAAATATAATGGTCATCATTGTCGCCATTACAGCCATAGCCAATTTTGTATCCCCTACTTATAGTTTCGCTGCAGCTGCAAGGCTGTTAAGATTCCTGCTGATCATTGTGTCAGCCTTTCTGGGCCTGTATGGCGTCCTGATTGTTCTTGTTTTTATTGTCGCCCATTTAAGCTCTCTCAGATCCTTTGGCGTTCCGTATCTTTCACCGGTTGCTCCATTTATCATTGAGCAGCAGAAAGATGTCTTTTTCCGATTCCCGATTTGGAGCATGAGGAAGCGGCCAGCTTATCTAAAAACACAGAATCCTGAAAAGTTTCCAAAGACAGGATCGCCTTCTCCTCCTCCAATGGAAGGAGAGCAGTCCAATTGA
- a CDS encoding endospore germination permease translates to MLKENISLSQLLTLLINFLLGSAIVVGVGGDAKKDAWIAIAAAIMIGFGIMLFYYFLISRVPGKNFFEIMEFGFKRPVAIIFSSTYVVYFLYLACRVVRDFGELIASAILPSTPIEIISLTICLLMAYILYLGLEVLGRTSEIFTPYLFGFLFLLTILLVASGNANLYEIKPVLGDGLKPVLNALFPTLIVFPFGELIAFTLILPVVTNFKYCLRVSMLGVGIAGALLLFAMFLMIVTLGADALLRSNFPMLSSAREVSIGNFIERIDALVVFIMMLGILVKGSVFMFAGLKGLEYTFRLPYRYFSLPVAMIVSSFSILISVNFGDHWQEGLEIVPYFLHLPLQFGLPSLLLIAVLWKRRKKKAKPGVKGMKF, encoded by the coding sequence ATGTTAAAAGAGAATATCTCTCTCAGCCAGCTGCTGACATTATTGATCAATTTCCTTTTAGGAAGCGCCATCGTTGTCGGAGTAGGCGGGGATGCCAAGAAAGATGCCTGGATTGCAATAGCAGCCGCCATAATGATTGGGTTTGGAATCATGCTATTCTATTACTTCCTGATTAGCAGGGTGCCTGGAAAAAATTTTTTCGAGATTATGGAGTTTGGTTTTAAAAGGCCGGTTGCAATCATTTTTTCCAGTACTTACGTGGTTTATTTCTTATACCTTGCCTGCAGGGTGGTCCGTGATTTTGGCGAATTGATTGCTTCGGCCATTCTGCCGTCGACGCCGATTGAAATTATCTCGCTGACCATCTGTCTGCTGATGGCCTATATTTTATATCTCGGACTTGAAGTCCTTGGCAGAACTTCGGAAATTTTTACTCCATATTTATTCGGATTTCTGTTTCTTTTAACCATCCTATTAGTTGCAAGCGGCAATGCCAATTTATATGAGATTAAGCCAGTCCTCGGAGATGGGCTTAAGCCTGTTTTGAATGCGCTATTTCCAACTTTGATCGTTTTCCCTTTTGGCGAACTTATTGCATTCACACTCATTCTTCCAGTTGTAACCAATTTTAAATATTGTCTGCGTGTATCCATGCTGGGAGTAGGAATTGCAGGTGCGCTTTTATTATTTGCGATGTTTCTGATGATTGTCACACTGGGAGCTGATGCTTTGCTGCGTTCCAATTTTCCCATGCTCAGTTCTGCGCGCGAGGTTTCGATCGGCAATTTCATTGAAAGAATTGATGCGCTCGTTGTTTTTATTATGATGCTGGGGATATTGGTCAAGGGTTCGGTGTTCATGTTTGCAGGATTGAAAGGGCTTGAGTACACCTTCAGGCTTCCTTACCGGTATTTTTCATTGCCGGTAGCCATGATTGTTTCATCTTTTTCTATATTAATATCCGTAAATTTCGGTGATCATTGGCAGGAGGGGCTTGAGATAGTCCCATACTTTTTGCACTTGCCATTGCAGTTCGGACTGCCATCACTTCTGCTTATCGCAGTTTTATGGAAACGGCGAAAGAAAAAGGCTAAACCCGGCGTGAAGGGGATGAAGTTTTGA
- a CDS encoding FAD-dependent oxidoreductase, with the protein MTTSNHKTPQYPEPYWREEELPAFDKLREDAQTEIAIVGGGITGITAGYFLAKEGYKVAILEAGNILNGTTGHTTAKLTAQHGLIYDELISHFGEEKTKLYYQASTDAIEFVRNIVSEKQIDCDFSNEEAIIYAVSEEYARKVEKERQAYEKLGIPSGMKESIPFNISTTAVLSMFDQAQFHPLKYLKKLLKDFVDMGGIIYENTTATDIDEGSLPDVVTREGHRLKCKYVIVASHFPFSNMKGFYFARLSPERSYVLGVKTKEDFPGGMYYSADSPTRSLRYTPYNGDKLILVGGDGHKTGHGPDTMKHYEALEVFAEEVLGITDYPYRWSAQDLYTLDKIPYIGPITSEQKNIFVATGYRKWGMTNGTAAAMLIKDQIMERDNPYAELFTPSRFQADPSIKKFIAANTDVAGQLIKGKLEFVPKETADLSHDEGGVVMINGKRTGAYRDPEGSLHLVDTTCTHMGCECEWNHGDRTWDCPCHGSRFSYDGTVVEGPAAKPLKKIEE; encoded by the coding sequence ATGACGACATCCAACCACAAAACGCCACAATATCCAGAGCCTTATTGGAGGGAGGAGGAACTTCCGGCCTTCGACAAGCTCAGAGAAGATGCACAAACGGAAATTGCAATTGTAGGCGGCGGCATTACCGGGATTACAGCAGGATACTTTCTCGCCAAAGAAGGCTATAAAGTAGCCATTCTTGAAGCCGGCAATATATTAAACGGTACTACCGGCCATACGACAGCAAAATTAACAGCACAGCATGGATTGATTTATGATGAATTGATCAGTCATTTTGGCGAGGAAAAAACCAAACTCTATTATCAGGCTTCAACAGATGCTATAGAATTTGTCAGGAACATTGTATCAGAAAAACAAATTGATTGTGATTTCAGCAATGAAGAAGCAATCATATATGCTGTTTCAGAAGAGTATGCACGAAAAGTTGAAAAAGAGCGGCAAGCATACGAGAAACTCGGGATTCCAAGCGGAATGAAAGAGAGCATTCCTTTTAACATCAGCACAACAGCGGTGCTCTCCATGTTTGACCAAGCCCAGTTTCATCCGCTGAAATACTTGAAAAAGCTGCTTAAAGATTTTGTGGATATGGGCGGCATCATTTATGAAAATACAACAGCAACAGATATCGACGAAGGCAGCCTCCCTGATGTCGTGACCAGAGAAGGCCATCGTCTGAAATGCAAATATGTCATCGTTGCTTCCCACTTTCCTTTTTCAAACATGAAAGGCTTTTATTTTGCCAGATTGTCTCCAGAGAGATCTTATGTTCTGGGAGTAAAGACAAAAGAGGATTTTCCTGGAGGCATGTATTACAGTGCCGATTCACCGACCCGCTCGCTAAGATACACACCTTATAACGGAGACAAACTCATTTTAGTGGGCGGCGATGGCCACAAGACTGGCCATGGACCGGATACGATGAAGCACTACGAAGCCCTGGAGGTCTTTGCGGAAGAGGTTCTCGGCATAACCGATTATCCTTATCGGTGGTCTGCCCAGGATTTATATACGCTTGATAAAATTCCATATATCGGCCCGATTACATCCGAGCAGAAGAATATCTTCGTAGCAACCGGCTATCGGAAATGGGGAATGACAAACGGGACAGCAGCTGCCATGCTGATAAAAGATCAGATTATGGAAAGGGACAACCCATATGCCGAGCTGTTTACGCCATCCAGATTTCAGGCTGACCCAAGCATCAAAAAATTTATTGCGGCCAATACCGATGTTGCCGGCCAGCTGATCAAAGGGAAGCTTGAATTCGTGCCCAAAGAAACGGCAGATCTGTCCCATGATGAAGGTGGCGTCGTGATGATCAATGGCAAGCGGACAGGTGCTTACAGGGATCCTGAAGGCAGCCTTCATCTTGTGGATACAACCTGTACCCACATGGGATGTGAATGCGAATGGAACCACGGCGACCGCACGTGGGACTGCCCATGCCACGGCTCCCGCTTCTCCTATGACGGAACAGTCGTCGAAGGCCCGGCTGCCAAGCCTCTGAAAAAGATTGAAGAATAA
- a CDS encoding amidase family protein, producing the protein MENPRLKSFHDDYLLEVTIEVLQEKMQNGEITSKELVLMYMNRIGQLDKDIHSVLELNPDALHIAAALDAEREEQGPRSPLHGIPILVKDNIDTGDKMQTTAGSLALKNHCAQKDAFVASQLRQAGAVILGKTNMTEWANFMTEGMPSGYSSRGGQTLNPYGPGKFDVGGSSAGSGAAITANFAAAAIGTETSGSILSPASQNSLVGIKPTVGLVSRTGIIPIAHSQDTAGPMARTVKDAALLLSVLAAADENDPITLTNKDLQGKDFTVFLDEAGLKGARIGIARETYFDCLSSEKLSVMNKAVSRLKELGAEVVDEAVIPSTKEKWGRDVLTYEFKADLNAYLRTVAPHLNIRALSDVINFNENNSEKCLKYGQSILVESEETSGNLKEMAYISALEKDIYFSGEKGIDYVIKEHHLDAIVFPNNYGAGIPAKAGYPSITVPAGYTPEGEPVGITFTGLAYSEPLLIKIAYAFEQATKHRKAPELGVLA; encoded by the coding sequence ATGGAGAATCCAAGGCTAAAGAGCTTTCATGATGACTATCTGCTTGAAGTGACGATAGAGGTATTGCAGGAAAAAATGCAGAATGGGGAAATTACCTCCAAAGAACTTGTATTGATGTACATGAACCGGATTGGACAGCTGGATAAAGACATTCATTCTGTTTTAGAACTCAATCCGGATGCACTGCATATTGCAGCTGCTCTGGATGCGGAAAGAGAGGAGCAGGGGCCGCGCAGCCCTCTTCATGGGATTCCCATATTGGTAAAGGATAATATCGATACAGGGGACAAAATGCAGACAACTGCAGGTTCACTCGCCTTGAAGAATCATTGTGCACAGAAGGATGCGTTTGTGGCCTCTCAATTAAGGCAAGCGGGAGCAGTCATTTTAGGAAAAACGAATATGACAGAATGGGCCAATTTTATGACGGAAGGAATGCCAAGCGGATACAGCTCACGAGGCGGACAGACGCTGAATCCATATGGACCGGGTAAATTTGATGTTGGAGGCTCCAGTGCAGGATCCGGTGCAGCCATCACCGCTAATTTTGCGGCCGCAGCCATTGGAACGGAGACATCAGGTTCCATTTTAAGTCCAGCAAGCCAGAATTCTCTCGTTGGAATTAAGCCGACAGTCGGACTTGTCAGCCGAACCGGCATTATTCCTATTGCCCATAGCCAGGATACCGCCGGTCCTATGGCGAGAACGGTTAAGGATGCCGCTTTATTATTGAGCGTGCTTGCAGCAGCTGACGAAAATGATCCGATTACCCTGACAAATAAAGATCTGCAGGGCAAGGATTTTACCGTTTTCCTTGATGAAGCCGGATTAAAGGGTGCACGAATCGGGATCGCCAGGGAGACTTATTTTGACTGCTTAAGTTCTGAAAAGCTCTCAGTCATGAATAAGGCAGTAAGCCGTTTAAAAGAGCTGGGTGCAGAGGTGGTGGACGAGGCAGTGATCCCATCCACTAAAGAAAAGTGGGGCAGAGATGTCCTGACATATGAATTTAAAGCGGATTTGAATGCTTACCTGCGAACGGTCGCGCCGCACCTTAATATCCGGGCACTGTCCGATGTCATTAATTTTAATGAAAATAACAGTGAAAAGTGCTTAAAATACGGGCAATCCATCCTGGTTGAATCAGAGGAAACAAGCGGAAATCTGAAGGAAATGGCCTATATATCTGCACTTGAGAAAGATATCTATTTTTCAGGAGAGAAGGGCATTGATTACGTAATAAAAGAACATCATCTCGATGCCATCGTGTTCCCGAATAATTATGGTGCAGGCATCCCTGCAAAAGCGGGATATCCATCCATCACAGTGCCGGCCGGCTATACCCCTGAAGGTGAGCCGGTGGGCATTACATTTACAGGGCTTGCCTATAGTGAACCGCTTCTCATTAAAATTGCTTATGCATTTGAACAGGCCACCAAGCATAGAAAAGCTCCAGAACTTGGAGTGCTGGCATAG
- a CDS encoding DEAD/DEAH box helicase yields the protein MTQSFIENMKPFIQEAWKKSAFAQPTAVQSEAVPLALEDRDIIAESPTGTGKTLAYLLPVLEKIDPDKQAVQAVILASSQELVMQILSEIQKWAEGSGIKAASFIGGANVKRQLEKLKKHPHIALGTPGRVLELIKQKKLKMHEVKTIVLDEGDQLLVPEHAQTVQNIVKSTLKERQVLLFSATLPPVVEQLAKELSADAEVIRVEKDETIQAAGVDHIYFVAEARDKIKMLEKISRLEDIKALVFVKDIGNLTVMAEKLDFKNISSSTLHSDLSKFDRQKAIKNFRTGKANMLIATDVAARGLDIKGVTHVVHYDFPKDINQYVHRSGRTGRFGASGTVISLVTEREERELKKMAKELGLTAEKKVMRGGQIV from the coding sequence ATGACACAATCTTTTATTGAAAATATGAAGCCATTTATCCAGGAGGCATGGAAAAAGTCTGCATTTGCACAGCCGACGGCAGTTCAGTCAGAGGCGGTTCCGCTGGCTTTGGAAGACAGGGATATTATTGCCGAGTCACCGACCGGAACAGGGAAGACACTTGCTTACTTGCTGCCGGTCCTTGAAAAAATTGACCCGGATAAACAGGCGGTCCAGGCCGTCATTTTGGCCTCATCACAGGAGCTTGTAATGCAGATATTAAGCGAGATTCAAAAATGGGCAGAAGGCAGCGGGATTAAAGCCGCTTCTTTTATTGGCGGAGCCAATGTGAAAAGGCAGCTTGAGAAATTGAAGAAGCATCCGCATATCGCTTTAGGAACGCCAGGCCGGGTGCTTGAGCTGATTAAACAGAAAAAGCTCAAAATGCATGAAGTAAAAACAATTGTCCTTGATGAAGGAGATCAGCTTCTCGTGCCTGAACATGCTCAGACGGTCCAAAATATTGTTAAATCAACGCTTAAAGAACGCCAGGTCCTGTTATTCTCAGCGACACTGCCGCCGGTTGTTGAACAGCTTGCGAAAGAGCTGTCAGCTGATGCTGAAGTCATTCGTGTTGAGAAGGATGAAACCATTCAGGCTGCAGGTGTGGACCATATTTATTTTGTGGCAGAAGCACGGGACAAAATTAAAATGCTTGAAAAAATCTCAAGGCTCGAGGACATTAAAGCACTGGTATTCGTTAAGGATATCGGCAACCTGACCGTCATGGCCGAAAAACTTGATTTTAAAAACATCTCTTCAAGCACCCTGCACAGTGATCTGAGCAAATTCGACAGACAGAAAGCAATCAAGAACTTCCGTACCGGTAAAGCCAATATGCTGATTGCTACAGATGTTGCGGCAAGAGGGCTGGACATCAAAGGAGTCACCCATGTGGTGCATTACGACTTCCCGAAAGATATTAATCAGTATGTCCATCGCTCAGGAAGAACAGGAAGATTCGGCGCAAGCGGAACCGTTATCTCCCTTGTTACTGAAAGAGAAGAGCGCGAACTCAAGAAAATGGCCAAAGAACTTGGCCTCACTGCAGAAAAGAAAGTAATGCGCGGCGGCCAAATCGTATAA
- a CDS encoding immune inhibitor A, whose protein sequence is MSNKNKPFKVVSSITASTMMAAALFAGSFAGTTAAPSKVSADELSAPIDLNIVNEDRLGKALKERGLVKKDASSKEIEKAVKDYIKEKQGEKQPGSTKNTHDHNDEFDKKTKDFLTKQKEQLTKQLNKGHKNYKKGKPDGYVKVDPANEANYNGDVRTDKVLVLLTEFEDFKHNNVTQEEGYMYAEDFNKEHYEKLMFGDTEFELFNGDKVKTFKQFYEEQSGGSYTVDGTVSEWLTVPGNASDYGDDSPNGGHDNLSPLGPRDLVKEALKAAVNAGMDLSEYDEFDLYDLDGDSNFNEPDGLVDHLMIIHAGTGQEAGGGALGDDAIWSHRWTLGGVFAVPNTTAKVDYWGGKMGAFDYTIQPEDGAVGVFAHEFGHDLGLPDEYDTQYTGQGEPVASWSIMSGGSWNGEIAGTEPTSFSPQNKEFFQKGMGGNWANIMEVNYEDIDNKGLATVIDQSVTKSKNPGIVKVNLPEKEVKGIAPAFGEKYYYSTKGDDLHTTLTTPEFDLTNAKEAAFSAKVYYDIEFDYDYLTVTAKAADGTEAELDVIGDDDTDGDARAESSKGQWADKTYDLSEFAGKKVSLTFEYVTDGGLALDGFAIDNISVTADEEVIFTDDAEGESKMTLDGFIVSNGISYAKNHYYLEWRNYSGSDAALAHSRGVKYNTGLVVWYADDSHTDNWVGVHPGEGFLGVVDSHPEAITGLLDGKETVSQSTRYQIADAAFSLDKAPAWEVSSPTRGDYNYPGLKGISVFDDSKTYINSLIPDAGRIVPEHGLKFQVVGEAKDNSAGAVWIHK, encoded by the coding sequence ATGAGTAATAAGAATAAACCTTTTAAGGTTGTATCTTCCATTACAGCCAGCACGATGATGGCAGCTGCACTATTTGCGGGATCTTTTGCCGGGACAACAGCAGCTCCTTCAAAAGTTTCAGCAGATGAACTTTCTGCACCGATTGATTTGAACATTGTGAATGAAGACAGGCTGGGAAAGGCTTTAAAAGAAAGAGGATTAGTTAAAAAGGATGCTTCCTCAAAAGAAATAGAAAAGGCAGTAAAGGATTACATAAAAGAAAAACAAGGTGAAAAACAGCCTGGAAGTACAAAAAATACCCATGACCATAATGATGAGTTTGATAAGAAAACAAAGGATTTCTTAACGAAACAAAAAGAACAGCTGACAAAGCAGCTGAATAAAGGCCATAAAAACTATAAAAAGGGAAAACCGGACGGCTATGTAAAAGTAGATCCGGCCAACGAAGCAAACTACAATGGTGATGTCAGAACAGACAAAGTGCTTGTGCTTCTAACTGAATTTGAAGATTTCAAGCATAACAATGTAACTCAGGAAGAGGGATATATGTACGCTGAGGATTTCAACAAAGAGCACTATGAGAAGCTGATGTTTGGCGATACTGAATTTGAATTATTTAATGGAGATAAAGTAAAAACGTTCAAGCAGTTTTATGAAGAGCAATCCGGCGGCAGCTACACTGTGGATGGCACTGTGTCAGAATGGCTGACGGTCCCTGGGAATGCGAGCGATTATGGTGATGATAGTCCTAACGGAGGTCATGATAATCTATCACCTCTTGGACCTCGCGACTTAGTAAAAGAGGCTTTAAAAGCTGCTGTAAACGCTGGAATGGATCTTTCGGAATATGATGAATTTGATCTATATGATTTAGATGGAGATAGTAACTTTAATGAGCCTGATGGATTAGTTGATCACCTCATGATTATCCACGCCGGCACAGGACAGGAAGCTGGCGGCGGTGCGCTTGGTGATGATGCCATCTGGTCTCACCGCTGGACACTTGGCGGAGTATTTGCGGTTCCGAATACTACAGCCAAGGTAGATTATTGGGGCGGAAAAATGGGTGCATTTGATTATACCATTCAGCCTGAAGACGGAGCGGTCGGGGTGTTTGCCCATGAGTTTGGACATGATTTAGGATTGCCGGATGAGTATGATACGCAATATACCGGCCAAGGTGAGCCAGTTGCTTCATGGTCCATCATGAGCGGCGGCAGCTGGAACGGCGAAATAGCAGGTACTGAACCAACTAGTTTCTCACCGCAAAACAAAGAATTTTTCCAAAAAGGCATGGGCGGAAACTGGGCTAATATTATGGAAGTAAATTATGAAGATATTGATAATAAAGGTTTGGCAACTGTTATTGACCAAAGTGTAACCAAATCTAAAAACCCTGGAATTGTAAAAGTTAATCTTCCGGAAAAAGAAGTTAAGGGGATTGCACCTGCGTTTGGCGAGAAATATTACTACAGCACGAAGGGTGATGACCTTCATACCACTTTAACGACGCCTGAATTTGACTTAACAAATGCGAAAGAAGCTGCCTTTAGTGCAAAAGTTTATTATGATATTGAGTTTGATTATGATTATCTGACTGTTACTGCAAAAGCAGCCGATGGAACAGAAGCTGAGCTCGATGTAATTGGTGATGATGATACAGATGGCGATGCCCGTGCTGAATCTTCAAAAGGACAATGGGCAGATAAGACATATGACTTAAGCGAATTTGCCGGTAAAAAAGTTAGCCTGACATTCGAATATGTAACAGATGGCGGACTGGCATTAGATGGATTTGCTATTGATAATATTTCAGTAACGGCTGATGAGGAAGTTATTTTTACCGACGATGCTGAAGGCGAGTCTAAGATGACTCTTGACGGATTCATTGTTTCCAACGGAATCAGCTATGCGAAGAACCATTATTATCTGGAGTGGAGAAACTACTCAGGCTCCGATGCGGCTCTTGCCCACTCAAGAGGAGTAAAATATAACACTGGTTTAGTTGTTTGGTATGCTGATGACAGTCACACAGACAACTGGGTTGGCGTTCATCCAGGGGAAGGTTTCCTTGGAGTGGTGGATTCACATCCTGAAGCCATTACCGGTCTGTTAGACGGCAAAGAAACAGTATCTCAAAGCACAAGATATCAGATTGCAGATGCTGCGTTCTCCTTGGACAAAGCACCAGCATGGGAAGTAAGTTCGCCAACCCGCGGTGATTATAACTACCCTGGTTTAAAGGGAATTTCTGTTTTTGATGATTCTAAAACATACATTAACAGCCTCATTCCTGATGCAGGACGCATCGTTCCGGAACATGGCCTGAAATTCCAAGTGGTCGGTGAAGCAAAGGACAACTCTGCTGGAGCCGTGTGGATTCATAAGTAA
- a CDS encoding 5'-nucleotidase C-terminal domain-containing protein has product MVKTDGTPIAAEQEYSVTVNNYMADGGDGYSALLNGKNRTVDIVDLDALINYIMEQKEVNPAVEGRITKLNK; this is encoded by the coding sequence ATAGTAAAGACCGATGGAACGCCAATCGCTGCAGAACAAGAATATTCTGTGACGGTAAACAACTATATGGCTGATGGCGGAGACGGCTATAGCGCCCTTTTAAACGGCAAGAACCGCACTGTGGATATCGTCGACCTTGATGCTTTAATCAACTACATTATGGAACAAAAGGAAGTAAATCCAGCGGTTGAAGGAAGAATTACAAAATTGAATAAATAA